From Marmota flaviventris isolate mMarFla1 chromosome X, mMarFla1.hap1, whole genome shotgun sequence, the proteins below share one genomic window:
- the LOC114107167 gene encoding paraneoplastic antigen-like protein 6B codes for MAVTMLQDWCRWMGVNARRGLLILGIPEDCDEAEFQESLEAALWPMGHFTVLGKVFREEDNATAALVELDREVNYALVPREIPGTGGPWNVVFVPRCSGEEFLGRVLHFLEQQGQTVESVAGALGLGLRRVCWLRSVSQAIQPWVETVRYQRLGVFSGRDQPAPGEESFEAWLDHTTDMLHVWQGVSERERRRRLIEGLRGTALQLVHGLLAENPARTAQDCLAALIQVFGDNESQATIRVKCLTAQQRSGERLSTFVLRLEVLLQKAIEKGALARASADHVRLRQVLTRANLIEPLDEALRKLRMVGRSPTFLEMLGLVRESEAWEASLARSVRAPAEEGAGAPADAQADARMGSASDASPGGPGCGPESLAQAEQQEAEEPLLEGLKDIPEESGNEDGAGETGHPESAPDLGQLPAACSRGDVCVFFSEQLLPGGPEPSPQESETGAGGKDGRRGRGGRSPPR; via the exons ATGGCGGTGACGATGCTGCAGGACTGGTGCAGGTGGATGGGCGTCAACGCTCGCAGGGGCCTGCTCATCCTGGGCATCCCGGAGGACTGTGATGAAGCTGAATTCCAAGAGTCCTTGGAGGCTGCCCTGTGGCCTATGGGCCACTTTACCGTACTGGGCAAAGTGTTTCGCGAGGAGGATAACGCCACTGCGGCCCTGGTCGAGCTCGACCGGGAAGTCAACTATGCTTTGGTCCCTAGGGAAATCCCAGGCACCGGGGGCCCCTGGAACGTGGTCTTTGTGCCCCGTTGCTCAGGCGAGGAGTTTCTCGGTCGCGTGCTCCACTTCCTGGAGCAACAGGGGCAGACAGTGGAAAGCGTGGCCGGTGCCCTGGGTCTGGGGCTGCGCAGGGTGTGCTGGCTCCGATCTGTCAGTCAGGCGATCCAGCCCTGGGTGGAAACCGTGAGGTACCAGCGCCTGGGCGTGTTTTCCGGGAGGGACCAGCCAGCCCCTGGGGAGGAGTCCTTTGAGGCCTGGCTAGACCACACCACTGACATGCTGCATGTGTGGCAGGGGGTCTCtgaaagggagaggaggaggaggctgatcGAAGGCTTGAGAGGGACTGCCCTGCAGCTCGTGCATGGGCTCCTGGCGGAGAATCCCGCCAGGACTGCGCAGGACTGCCTGGCGGCCCTGATCCAGGTGTTTGGAGACAACGAGTCCCAGGCCACCATCCGGGTGAAGTGTTTGACTGCTCAGCAGCGGTCAGGCGAGCGTCTCTCCACCTTTGTGTTGCGGCTGGAAGTCCTGTTGCAGAAAGCCATCGAGAAGGGGGCCCTGGCCAGGGCCTCCGCTGACCACGTGCGCCTGAGGCAGGTGCTCACCAGGGCCAACCTGATCGAGCCTCTGGATGAAGCCCTGAGGAAGCTGAGAATGGTTGGGAGGTCTCCCACATTCCTGGAAATGCTGGGGCTAGTTCGCGAGTCTGAGGCATGGGAGGCCAGTCTAGCCCGGAGCGTGAGGGCCCCGGCAGAGGAAGGGGCTGGTGCCCCCGCTGATGCCCAGGCGGATGCCAGG ATGGGCAGTGCTTCTGATGCCAGCCCAGGAGGGCCTGGTTGTGGGCCAGAGAGCCTGGCCCAGGCAGAACAGCAGGAAGCTGAGGAGCCCCTGCTGGAGGGGCTCAAGGACATCCCAGAGGAGTCAGGAAatgaggatggggctggggagacTGGCCACCCCGAGTCTGCCCCAG ATCTAGGCCAGCTGCCTGCCGCTTGTTCTcgtggagatgtgtgtgtgttcttctcTGAGCAGCTCCTCCCAGGAGGCCCTGAGCCCAGTCCCCAGGAGTCGGAGACGGGAGCCGGCGGGAAGGATGGACGGCGAGGGCGTGGTGGACGCTCACCCCCTCGGTGA
- the Pnma3 gene encoding paraneoplastic antigen Ma3, whose protein sequence is MPLTLLQDWCRGEHLDTQRSMLILGIPEDCSEDEFEETLQEALRHLGRYRVIGRMFRREENAQAFLLELAQDFDYALVPREIPGKGGPWEVIVKPRNTDGEFLNRLNRFLEEERRSVSDMNRVLGSCTNCAAPRLAISPDFWTWAQTLGAAVQPLLEQMLYRELRVFSGNTISIPGALAFDAWLEHTTEMLQMWQVPEGEKRRRLMECLRGPALQVVSVLRANNAAITVEECLAALQQVFGPVESRKIAQVKFCKAYQEPGEKVSSFVVRLEPLLQKAVEKNAVSRRNVNQTRLKRILGGATLPDKLREKLKLMKQRRKPPGFLALVKLLREEEEWEATIGPEREILEGLEIGPRPSARVGGVRAAFVPALGNTLEARPSQGSRRWRGRGQHRRGGVMRAGSRGSRKRKHHTFCYGCGEDGHIRAQCFNPPNLPLVKQKRQAAINLGNGSRAWDKSHPKSKAK, encoded by the coding sequence ATGCCATTGACCCTGTTGCAGGACTGGTGTAGGGGGGAGCATTTGGACACCCAGAGGTCCATGTTGATCCTGGGAATTCCTGAGGACTGTAGTGAGGATGAATTTGAAGAGACTCTCCAGGAGGCTCTCAGGCATCTGGGCAGATATAGGGTTATTGGCAGAATGTTTAGGAGGGAGGAGAATGCCCAAGCCTTTCTACTGGAGCTTGCACAAGATTTTGACTATGCTTTGGTCCCCAGGGAAATACCAGGGAAGGGGGGACCCTGGGAAGTGATTGTAAAACCTCGAAATACTGATGGAGAATTTCTCAATAGACTGAACCGCTTCTTAGAGGAGGAGAGGCGGTCCGTGTCAGACATGAACAGAGTCCTTGGGTCCTGCACTAATTGTGCAGCTCCCAGATTGGCTATATCACCAGATTTCTGGACCTGGGCCCAGACCCTGGGGGCAGCAGTGCAACCTCTGCTAGAACAAATGCTATACCGAGAACTAAGAGTGTTTTCTGGGAACACCATATCTATCCCAGGGGCATTGGCCTTTGATGCCTGGCTTGAGCACACCACTGAGATGCTACAGATGTGGCAGGTGCCCGAgggggaaaagaggaggaggctGATGGAATGCTTGCGGGGCCCTGCTCTCCAGGTGGTCAGTGTGCTGCGTGCCAACAATGCTGCCATCACAGTGGAGGAGTGCCTAGCAGCCCTGCAGCAGGTATTTGGACCTGTGGAGAGCAGAAAAATTGCACAGGTGAAATTTTGTAAGGCCTATCAGGAGCCAGGAGAGAAAGTCTCTAGCTTTGTGGTACGGTTGGAACCCCTGCTTCAAAAAGCTGTAGAGAAAAATGCAGTATCCCGGAGGAATGTGAATCAGACACGCCTGAAACGCATCTTAGGTGGGGCCACCCTTCCTGACAAACTTCGAGAGAAGCTTAAGCTGATGAAACAGCGCAGGAAGCCGCCTGGTTTCCTGGCCCTGGTAAAGCTCCTACgtgaggaggaggagtgggaggccACCATAGGTCCGGAGAGGGAGATTCTGGAAGGGTTGGAAATAGGCCCAAGGCCATCTGCCAGAGTTGGTGGGGTCAGGGCAGCGTTTGTCCCTGCCCTTGGCAATACTCTTGAGGCAAGGCCTTCCCAGGGTTCTCGACGCTGGAGGGGCAGAGGCCAACACCGGAGAGGAGGTGTGATGAGGGCTGGCTCTAGAGGATCAAGAAAACGGAAACACCACACATTCTGCTATGGCTGTGGGGAAGATGGCCACATCAGGGCACAGTGTTTCAACCCTCCCAATCTGCCCTTGGTGAAGCAGAAGAGACAGGCTGCAATTAATTTGGGAAACGGGAGCCGGGCTTGGGACAAGAGCCATCCCAAGTCCAAGGCCAAGTAG